The Podarcis muralis chromosome 16, rPodMur119.hap1.1, whole genome shotgun sequence genomic interval TCTTATCTCTGTggttgcaatctcctgggtgacgcgGACGCTGTTAGGTGGCTGAATGTGCACACATATTCTGTCCATTTAATCCCACTCTGTATGGCCCCAggaactggcaacccatgctTTGCCACTGTTCCCAGCCTTCCCAGTTTCTTGATCTTCTTAATACGCAAATGTTCTGCACATGGGATATTTCATTAATTGTCACCTACACTTTTGGGAAATACCATTTGTTGTAGTGCTTCACAACTCCCTAGGCATCCACAACCGACATAAAACCCCTTTCCCCAAAATACATTTACTCAATTAGTCAAAGGAAATGCCTCAGATAGTTTTCAATCTGCTGTCTATATTTACTTCCTTTTTGAAGTCAGTCATTTCAGCAAAGTCTGGTGGAGTGAGAAATCCTATTCTTGAATCCATCTCTTTCTGTATCTGTTTCATCACAAACTGAATTAGCTCCCTGCATATTAGACATGGACTCCGCCTCaacagaatgaccgctccccgcttaaaacgggggcaCACTTTGCGTGGACGcgagcagcccctagatctggagcggctccaacagcataggcttggtttgccttccctcaggtgggatacctggaggtctccgcctacctcagtcatttgcctaatcccacctgggggaagcgttgccaaggagaccaggccaggtaggggagggattacctgcccacacaatagagggaggatcttacctgggaatcctcacttggctccagagcttctcccaccctacccaccctcagttaatgtcttattttgcaggttaacttttcttcacaggtttcgcaggttaacttttcttcacaggtatgcgggcgctgctacgtaaggtcgctgttaaagggctggaaaggaatttcccttcattggcaggtttcgcctttcccgtagcaaaacgtcacaactttggcggtatcaggccttgggcggaatcctttagtccatcttcctctttgcagcggcgataccagggttccccgttaaaggggtttctgaagggaggctttggccatgcgccgaaaggttgtcattgctctcccctgcggcggcggtgtaacgggggcggctatctctgcttgaacatatgttctccagagccggcccatcccccccacacacacacactggataaccctgatgctccctaggtccctggctggggactggggagggagaacgcccaatgcctgagccaaggtctacccacatttgaaatttaataaagttgtggccaatttaatcccatagcacgttgtctcgagtcattattccacatgacggggggaccgcgggggatctggggactccgcctgtccacgcaaaacaGTCTCCAGGTTTGCTTACAGCAGCTTTTACCTTTTGACACCTAGTGACAGGGTAAACCTTCtctctggctcccagtacattctGCCTAAGAATTTTGGCTCATCTTTCCCTCCCCAGTAAATCTTTGCCTCAGACACGGGAGCTAATCTGGATGCCGTCAGTGACCTTTGCTGTTTTGTGAGGAAACATCTTTTTGGAAGTATTTAGATCTTCTCTTAATAAAGTGATTCCTGTACCTGTGTCTAGAGATGCCCAATGTGCGTTGTTATTCATTAAAACTTCCTCCATGAACTCAGTGTCAAAGTTTGCGGCTTTCTCAAACCTCATTTACAGAGTTTGACCTTTTTGGAGGGCTTGGactggtttggactcagtctgacccttttgtttctttcccccttatggttttgatcgatgggctacttttaaaaactagggccagggccttttcagtactggccccgacttggtggaatgctctgtcccaagacaccagggccctgcgggacttgacatctttccacagggcctgcaagacagagctgttctgcctggtctttggtttggactcggtctgacccttatgttgccctccccttatggttttgattcatgggctacttttaaaatgaggctgcattttaatttgcattttaacctgtattttaaatcgggttttttttctattatgtttttattgtaattttactggtgttagccgtcctgagcccagctctggccggggagggttcggtataaataaaaattattattattattattattattatggcgaGATGTCTACAGCTTTTGCCATTTTAACTGGGGAGCTGGGGCACTAGGTGCTACTGACCTGACTTGGCACCTTTCTCTGTGCAGTTTGCTTGCCTCTCTCCTCATCTTCAAGGCTAATTGGTCTGCTAACACAACCACCTCGTGGACATTCTGAGGATTTCTGTCTCTCAAAATTCGAGAACATGTATAGAGAgacttttttctccctttctcatcttGCTAGAAGCAGGGGTCATGCAGGGGACCAGAATCTTGCAGAATTCAGTGAAAGCAAAAGGATATAGTTCTTCACAAAATGCATAAACTTCTAGATTCAGTACCAGAAGATGTGGTGATTGCCACtagtttggatggctttaaatgctGATTACAGATCAAAAAAATGAAGTCAAGGTTTAAATGTGCTTAATATATTTCTTTAACTCGTGTATGCAATAATTTAAAACTTtatcaaaatacagtatttgaCTGAGAGGCTGGATAATCCTGCACCATTTGACTACATTATCTCCCATCAAAAATATGTTATTGTCCAAAGTCTTGTAACATATCGATTACAAAAGCTGTAGTCCACAATACATTCCACACTGTGTACGTATGCAAATGTTGCAAAACTACAAAAGATTATCTAGCTATTATGACTGTTGCTTCTCTGAATAATTAATGGTTTGAGGCACTCTAAAAGGGGACTTGttttgaaaaagggggaaatgataaTTCTCTCAAGGCGAATGGACCTTATTTTAACCACATAGAACTATACCATTCAGGGGGACAGAGAGAAAGTTTTAGTTTGGCCAAAAACTGCTTCAGAAAGCTGAGGCCCTGGACACCTTGCTATGCGGAACTGAGGCTTTACATTTAAAAACCAGGACAAACAGGTTATTAGAATGCAGAACAAGCTTTATTGAAAAGGTCAAAGTAAGAGCATTGAAAGGGGCAAAGAAGAAAATCGGTGTAGAAGGATCTTTTTTCTTCTGCACTCTGAAGCAAAGAACGGAGGATGAATTCCAGGAGCGATTGCTTGAGTTCATCTTTTCTGAACCATGGCCGATAGATCTGTATCAAGCCCTCTGATTATCAGTTCAGGATATGCTTCTCAGGTTCATTTGGCCTATGAACAGATGCTAAAACGACGCCCGAACTTCCTTCCCCTCCCGTAGCCCAAACCATAGCCGAAACCTCCAGAGCTTCCAAGGAGGCCAGACCCATAGCCCAAGCCCCCAAAGCCTCCTACGATCCCGGAACCACCAACGGCACATGGAGTGTTGCCTCCAACAGCCACAGGCTCACAGCTGGCAGAGAGGATGGGCCCTGGGATGGTCACAACGCAGGCAGGTGGCTGGACCACGACCTCTGCTGGTGGGATCTGGTTGATGGGTTTAGGGATAATCCCATCTAGGATGCCAAGGTTGGCTGCTCTTTCAGCACCTCCATAGCCATAGCCGAGACCACCAAATCCGTAGCCGAATCCTCCATTTCCATAGCCAAGACCTCCCAATCCATGGCCGAGACCACCATAGCCAAGACCTCCTGCTGAGCCAAACCCAACAGTGGGGGTGGAAGCACAGGATGGGACAGCGCAGGATGGACCACAGTCAACCATTGTTGGGTGGAGGTGAGTCTGAAACCAAAAACACCAAGGGAGAAAATAAGTGTGGGGTACATCACTTCAATGAGGGTGGGCCACAGTCAACCATGGGTGAAGAAGAATCTAAAGTATACAACTGAAGAACTGAGTTGAATATGGAGCATGAAAACCAAAGAGGGCCAAATAATTATAAAAGCTCAGATATAACATACTTCAGGGAGAGTCAGTGTGTAGTTTTTTTCTGATGTTGCAGACTTCAATTTGCATCAGACCCAACCAGCATGAACAACAGAGAACGGTGATGAGACTATAGGAACCTCACTATAACTACTGAGTGAGAACTACACCCCTGTGGTAGATGCtgtagaaaaataagaaaatactCACATACTTTGTTGGTCTCCATGTTTCCATGTTCGTGCTCTGAATCAAGAAGCTTGTTATGTCAACAATTCTATGAAGCATTTTTTGACAGGCTGGACCACTATAAACTATTATCAACCCACTATAAACTATTATCGACCCAATCTGTTATCTATTTACCTGGGATTAAGCATTAGTGAATACAATTGGGTTTACTTATTAGTAAAACGCAGAGTTTTGTGCTATAAAAGGCagaaatgtgtgtatatatgtgtgtgtgtgtgtgtgtaaatgacaTTTAGGAAGAGAGATAATAGAAACTGGTGCCACGTTCTAAATATCACAAtgaccatattttttgctctataaaatgcaccagaccacaagacgcacctagtttttggaggaggaaaacaagaaaaaaaatattctgaatctcagaagccagaacagcaagagggatcactgcgcagtgaaagcagcaatccctcttgctgttctggcttctgggatagctgcgcagcctacattcactccataagatgcacacacatttccccttactttttaggagggaaaaagtgagtcttatagagcaaaaaatacggtatatttaacAGGCATACATGACATTACCATGCAGATCTTCTCCTACTATGCTTGCTGAATGGCACAaccagacttcaactcccatctgcctcagccaCCATAGACAATGGCCATGGAATATAGGAGCTATAGTTCATAAACATCTGCAAAGCCCCTGGTTCTCCTTCCCGGTTCTAAACATATGTCCAAAGAATCAGGGATGATTTATTTTATAAACCTGCAGGGGGtgaaggagggatggggaacctgtgcccctgaAGTTGTTGCAGGATCCCAAGTCCTCTCAGCCAGCATTCCCAATggacaaggatgatggaagcAACATTGCAAGGAACACAGGatgcccatccctgctctaattgGAAGAGCCATCTAGCCTTACTTTAATGTGAACCTATGACAAGCTTGGAAATATCCCCCCAAGAAAATAGGCTTACCTGCTGCTTTGGTGAGATGTAGTGAAGACAGGAGAGTCAGATGAAGCTGTTGGAGAAACTGGAAGAACTTTGAGCTTTTATACAGTTCTGCAAGCTGCCCCCGTCACCAAGGGACTGCCTCTTCTGACTAATTTTTTATTTAGTTGTTGACAATTTAATGCGCAAAATTACTTCACTAAGCACAAAAGGTCACAAAATTAAGTGGTTGTAATAATGAAAGACTAATAGTCTTAACACCATTCCCACTCCCTTCCTTTTAATTTTGCTGACTTCGAGTCTGATGCTTGAAACCAGATGCACCCAGAGGGAGCAGATAGAGATCTTCAAAGCGCTTTCATCAGCTTAAGGGACTCTAGGACATCATCAAAGATTTTGCATATGCATACCGGATTCTAAGAGATCTCCAGTATCAGTGTCCTCACGAAAATCCATCAGCAcacagttgtacagtggtacctcgggttaagtacttaattcgttccggaggtccgttcttaacctgaaactgttcttaacctgaagcaccactttagctaatggggcctcctgctgctgctgccgcaccaccggagcacaatttctgttctcatcctgaagcaaagttcttaacctgaagcactattcttgggttagcggagtctgtaacctgaagcatatgtaatctgaagcgtatgtaacccaaggtgccactgtattcagttttccCTCATCTACACATTACTGCAGTGCAATTCTCTTTAATATCATACATTGTTGTGCCTTCTTTTCTTTAAGATATGCATTTGTAGGCACAGCTTACTCCAATGTATTCATTTTGCTACccattacagtgctaccttgaTTCTCGAATGACTTAGAtgtcaaacaaatcagctcccgaaccccgaaaacctggaagtaagtgttccggtttttgaatgttttttgaaAGCCAAATGCCTGACACAATTTCCCCTTGaccgcaggaagctcctgcagccaatcggaagccgccccTTGGTTTCccaatggtttcaggagtcaaacggattaagtttgagacccAAGATTCCACTGTACTTGGATAACTGCCCTGGGAAATGCAGACAGCTACAGATTTTGTAGCACAGCAatgtttcagtttgcacattgtttcaaaaaaagctgaataaattttatttttctttaagggtcaattgaattgaatttctctcctATTCCTAAACTCACCTGCCTCTGTCACtgaaaaaacattcctgtttctaCTTAAACTTACTCTACTTACTCTACTCTACTTACTCTACTTACTCTACTTGGTCCTTGTTCCCTACTGTCATGGTAGTGTATATGGTTCTGACAAGATATCACtgcactcccatcagctccagccagcatggccaatagtcagaaaTTACGTGAGTGAAATCCACAAAAACTAGGGGGAATCCTGTTGGCTACCTCTGCCCTGCTTAAATTAAGCCTAAAGCAAATACATCCAatccaggaatggggaatctgtggaacCTCCTCTATTGCTGAGGTTCATATCCAAGGAAAAGTGTGCACAGTTCCCTATTCAGACCCGCTTCTTCTCATTTTGTAACAATGCCAGAGGCTGAGCTATAAATGGCCAATAGCTATGatagcagtgtttgaaattcacCAGGTGCCAGgctcattttgcacctggctattggccacttgcgaccGAGTGCAGATGCCCAGGCACGAGGATggtgcctgatgtctccaccatctggaggtgcatgacTGGGGATCCTTGGCTCTTGGCTGTTTTCATACACTAGcagcacatcctgtagaattctgttatattttatctgcacaatcagaatgaacttCATTCTGTTCTCAATGACCGACTTCAGGAACCAAAAGGTTGTATTaaaaaatacaacttttgagccctctggccccaaaatggcaactaggcattccgttttggcaactataaccctggtttaaggagccataggtcacctagcttatatacctgagCTTCCAACACTGTATGTATGTTCTATTTCCACTATCAGAGACtgtaagcctctgaataccagttgtggggAATCTCAGGTTGTGACtgtgctgttgcattcagatcttgtttgcagacttcccattaggagatctggttggccactgggagaataggatgctgggcttAATGGGTCACCTTTAGCCTGATCCAGGAGGATTCTTTTTTAGAACTACATAAATTCTTGGAGAATGAGGGTATCAATGGTCAcgagccatgatgactatgttctataGTCAGCACGCTTTTGTATACCTATTGCTGGAAATCACTGCTGTTGGATTCAGGCCATGATGGTGAGCTTTCCATAGACATGTGTGATAACagaatgctgaattagatgggcctttggtctgatccagtcgACCATTTTTATGTCCTTAAATCCCTGGTTCTTCGAAAACAGCTGGCACTATATGAACCTTTTATTTCTTCAAATATCTTCTTTGAAAAGAATTCCCAAATAGTTGTGGAAATTCTCATACGCTTCCTTGCTTTATTGCGTACACTTATCCATACCTCGCTATATGGTACGTTTGCATCATTGAAGACTGGAAGAGCCTTGTTCtcaatgaccaaccagatgtctatgggaagcccagcaAGCACAAACTGAGCATAACAGCaactcttcccccccaaaaaaatattctcgattataatgcattttttgtatgttattttcacttagTACAATATATGTCCATTCTTATGCACAATTTTGTACACATCAactggctgcagaactgcatgaAATATTCGTGTAAGTGTGGATTTCATAGGAGTACACTGCTTCAGAAAACGCAACCTGGATCATTTCAGAAAACGCAAcctggatcaaatttctcccccaatcttacctccaacagtggaggttaAACATAAACAAAACCTGCTATGTGTTGTGCACAGAATGACTAACTAAAATCCTGGGTATTAAAGTCAATTAGACTTCTGAGAAAATCAACAACTATTTTGAAAATAATGAACGGGGACAAAACACCTTTTGATCTGCCTGCCAGGAGGAACAGACaaaaatttttatttttcttaatctTTTATTAACTTTGTCTTGTGGAAGAATAACTATGAAGAGAGTGGGGTGCTGTGAAAACACTTTTGCCTCGTTTCTTAATTAGGGCCATGATGCATTCCAAAAATTGCTTACTAATTAAAGCCGGAGGGGAAAGGAGGTGTATCCAAGCTGGATGTGGAGCCACCAGCAGATACAGATGAAATGGTATA includes:
- the LOC114586852 gene encoding uncharacterized protein LOC114586852 — encoded protein: MVDCGPSCAVPSCASTPTVGFGSAGGLGYGGLGHGLGGLGYGNGGFGYGFGGLGYGYGGAERAANLGILDGIIPKPINQIPPAEVVVQPPACVVTIPGPILSASCEPVAVGGNTPCAVGGSGIVGGFGGLGYGSGLLGSSGGFGYGLGYGRGRKFGRRFSICS